One part of the Musa acuminata AAA Group cultivar baxijiao chromosome BXJ1-5, Cavendish_Baxijiao_AAA, whole genome shotgun sequence genome encodes these proteins:
- the LOC103983943 gene encoding UDP-glucuronate 4-epimerase 1, translating into MRLMEDELFPSTPGKFKIERAHTINRQFHRCFASTSTMFLWALFLIALTASYLSFQSFVDTSSRYFNASWGGMHWEKQIRASATPRRPGGVSVLVTGAAGFVGTHVSLALRKRGDGVVGLDNFNSYYDPSLKKARKALLTSHGVFVVEGDINDARLLAKLFDVVPFTHVMHLAAQAGVRYAIENPASYVHSNIAGLVTLLEACKSADPQPAIVWASSSSVYGLNEKAPFSEADRTDRPASLYAATKKAGEEITHTYNHIYGLSITGLRFFTVYGPWGRPDMAYFSFTRNILQGKPITVYRGKNHVDLARDFTYIDDIVKGCVASLDTAQKSTGSGGRKRGPAQYRIFNLGNTSPVTVPALVGILERHLKVKAKRHVVEMPGNGDVPFTHANISSARTELGYNPTTNLEAGLKKFVKWYLSYYGYNPRSGGGATKASKSLERKGRK; encoded by the exons ATGAGATTGATGGAAGACGAGTTGTTTCCGTCGACGCCTGGGAAGTTTAAGATCGAGCGGGCGCACACCATCAATCGCCAGTTTCACAGATGCTTCGCATCGACGAGCACCATGTTCCTGTGGGCGTTGTTCTTGATTGCGCTCACGGCGTCGTACCTTAGTTTCCAGAGCTTCGTCGACACCTCCTCCCGCTACTTTAATGCGTCGTGGGGCGGGATGCACTGGGAGAAGCAGATCCGGGCCTCCGCCACCCCTCGACGCCCCGGCGGCGTCTCCGTGCTCGTCACGGGCGCCGCAGGCTTCGTCGGGACGCACGTGTCCCTCGCCCTCCGCAAACGCGGCGACGGCGTCGTCGGGCTGGACAACTTCAATAGCTACTATGACCCGTCGCTGAAGAAGGCCCGCAAGGCGCTGCTGACCTCCCACGGCGTGTTCGTTGTGGAGGGGGACATCAACGATGCCCGCCTCCTCGCCAAGCTCTTTGACGTCGTGCCCTTCACCCACGTGATGCACCTCGCGGCCCAGGCCGGCGTGCGCTACGCCATCGAGAACCCGGCATCGTACGTCCACAGCAACATTGCGGGGCTCGTCACGCTGCTCGAGGCGTGCAAGTCTGCGGACCCGCAGCCTGCGATCGTGTGGGCGTCGTCTTCGTCGGTGTACGGCCTCAATGAGAAGGCGCCCTTCTCGGAGGCGGACCGCACCGATCGCCCAGCCTCCCTCTACGCGGCCACGAAGAAGGCCGGCGAGGAGATCACCCACACCTACAACCACATCTACGGCCTCTCCATCACGGGGCTCCGCTTCTTCACCGTCTACGGGCCCTGGGGCCGCCCCGACATGGCCTACTTCTCCTTCACCCGCAACATCCTCCAGGGGAAGCCCATCACCGTCTACCGCGGCAAGAACCACGTCGACCTCGCCCGCGACTTCACTTACATCGACGACATCGTCAAGGGCTGCGTCGCCTCCCTCGACACCGCGCAGAAGAGCACCGGGAGCGGCGGCCGGAAGCGTGGCCCCGCCCAGTACCGCATCTTCAACCTGGGGAACACCTCGCCCGTGACGGTGCCGGCGCTGGTGGGCATCCTAGAGCGCCACCTCAAAGTCAAGGCGAAGCGCCACGTGGTGGAGATGCCGGGCAACGGGGATGTGCCCTTCACCCACGCCAACATCAGCTCCGCTCGCACCGAGCTCGGCTACAACCCCACCACCAACCTCGAGGCCGGCCTGAAGAAGTTCGTCAAGTGGTACCTCTCCTACTACGGCTACAACCCCAGAAGTGGCGGCGGAGCAACGAAAGCATCCAAGAGCTT ggaaagaaaagggagaaaataa
- the LOC135673049 gene encoding RING-H2 finger protein ATL13-like gives MEWAFRPLAVLSPPPPPLLPPAVDFENRFSPSIFLIVMLLAVIFFVSGLLHLLARHLLRPINREPEDMNNVTALQGQLQQLFRLHDAGVDQSFIDTLPVFLYKAIIGVKDPFDCAVCLSEFEADDKLRLLPKCSHAFHLDCIDTWLLSHSTCPLCRRSLFGNISPTTSCSPIVLVLGSGSESPRESGSGRGVSVPDSNIGPVGDDGYGPSMGDTLHKPVEVATEEEGGKAVAVSEASRTEVAPVKLGKFRSVDVDVTVGEGDCAANSNLDQRRCFSMGSYEYVVDDNSLLKVPIDPPKKPSIKKPECDCHSRREGSKGLLAPRATEFRDDGGNSGMSSNLHVKQCFSVSKIWLRSKEKSMADDDSSRRAFSFRLPLRQATTDESKLKSYASPATTTSEFNVSAWEKKSSSEVDLDEEIGSSKHGSVVSGAEESPSFARRTLLWFAGRQNKVGNHI, from the coding sequence ATGGAGTGGGCATTTCGTCCGTTAGCAGTCCtctcaccaccgccaccaccgctTCTTCCTCCTGCTGTTGATTTCGAGAATCGGTTCAGTCCTAGTATCTTTCTGATAGTGATGCTACTAGCAGTCATCTTCTTCGTCTCTGGGCTGCTCCACCTCCTTGCGAGGCACCTCCTGAGACCTATCAACAGGGAGCCCGAAGACATGAACAATGTTACAGCGCTACAAGGCCAGCTGCAGCAACTGTTCCGTCTCCATGATGCCGGGGTGGACCAGTCCTTCATAGACACCCTCCCAGTCTTCCTCTACAAAGCCATCATAGGCGTCAAGGACCCGTTCGATTGTGCTGTGTGCCTCTCTGAGTTCGAGGCTGATGACAAGCTCCGGCTGCTCCCAAAGTGCAGCCATGCCTTCCATCTGGACTGTATAGATACTTGGCTCCTATCCCACTCCACCTGTCCTCTTTGCAGAAGAAGCTTGTTCGGTAACATCTCTCCGACCACCAGCTGTAGTCCCATAGTCCTTGTTCTCGGGTCTGGAAGTGAGAGCCCACGAGAGTCTGGTTCTGGGAGGGGAGTCTCTGTCCCTGATTCTAACATTGGTCCTGTTGGTGATGATGGCTATGGTCCTTCCATGGGCGACACTTTGCATAAGCCGGTGGAAGTCGCAACAGAGGAAGAAGGTGGCAAGGCAGTGGCGGTTTCGGAGGCTTCCAGAACAGAGGTGGCACCTGTTAAGCTCGGCAAGTTTAGGAGTGTGGATGTTGATGTAACTGTCGGTGAAGGTGACTGTGCTGCCAATAGCAATCTGGACCAGAGGAGGTGCTTCTCCATGGGGTCCTACGAGTATGTAGTGGATGATAACAGCTTGCTTAAGGTTCCCATCGATCCACCAAAGAAGCCAAGCATCAAGAAGCCCGAATGCGATTGCCATTCAAGACGGGAAGGGTCTAAAGGATTGCTTGCACCGAGAGCTACGGAGTTCAGAGATGATGGTGGTAATTCTGGCATGAGCAGTAATCTACATGTGAAACAATGCTTCTCGGTTTCCAAGATATGGCTTCGGTCCAAGGAGAAGTCCATGGCTGATGATGACTCTTCCAGACGAGCCTTCTCTTTCCGATTGCCATTGCGTCAGGCGACGACCGATGAATCGAAGCTGAAGAGCTATGCCAGCCCTGCTACGACTACCTCAGAATTCAATGTTTCGGCATGGGAGAAGAAGAGTTCAAGTGAAGTAGATTTGGATGAGGAGATAGGCAGCTCTAAACATGGTAGTGTAGTTTCTGGGGCTGAGGAGTCACCTTCATTTGCCAGAAGAACACTGCTTTGGTTCGCAGGAAGACAGAACAAGGTGGGTAATCACATCTGA
- the LOC135581852 gene encoding uncharacterized protein LOC135581852, giving the protein MYGKRASQLLKDQACCENGQFTPFNSDLFDQVISECNEHSLQLQSLIRKIEEQNLDMQTTRNEDHFGAVIHHLSLVRNKRCLMAYMYNRAEIIRGLRWKVGPVLPQEIQEKLNYSEEEYFKNHSAAIEAYMSEMDLDLTVDMVPPKDPYIRVRVLDDIGEVCLDDHSISLAKHSLHFLRRTDAEPFISQGLMEEFLE; this is encoded by the exons ATGTATGGGAAACGTGCATCCCAGCTTTTAAAAGATCAAGCATGCTGTGAAAATGGACAGTTTACTCCATTTAAT AGTGATTTATTTGATCAAGTTATTAGTGAATGCAATGAGCACAGCCTTCAGCTCCAGTCATTAATCAG GAAAATTGAGGAGCAGAACTTAGATATGCAAACAACCAGAAATGAAGATCACTTTGGCGCAGTCATCCACCACCTTTCTTTGGTTCGCAATAAACGCTGTCTCATGGCTTACAT GTATAATCGGGCAGAGATCATTCGGGGTTTGAGATGGAAAGTTGGCCCTGTGCTTCCCCAAGAAAttcaagaaaaattaaattattcagaAGAAGAATATTTCAAAAATCACTCGGCAGCCATAGAGGCCTACATGTCTGAGATGGACCTAGATTTGACTGTG GATATGGTTCCTCCCAAAGACCCCTATATTCGAGTTAGGGTGCTTGATGATATAGGTGAAGTCTGCCTTGATGACCATTCGATCTCTCTTGCCAAGCACTCACTGCATTTTCTTAGGCGTACTGATGCTGAACCATTTATCTCACAG GGTCTAATGGAAGAGTTTCTGGAATGA